One Luteolibacter arcticus DNA segment encodes these proteins:
- a CDS encoding Uma2 family endonuclease, whose protein sequence is MDYLESEASRHEKHEFVGGLVFAMSGFSNLHNVIAGNALAILHSQLRGKAPHVFNSSTKIRVQRPDHTRFYYPDAMVVCHPNPATDYFQDQPVVVVEVLSESTRRADLGEKRDAYLTVSALKVLLLVEPDSASVTVHRRRAEGGFAIERHDSLEGTIPLPEIEVSLPLAELYARAEIPD, encoded by the coding sequence ATGGACTACCTCGAGAGCGAGGCATCGAGACACGAAAAGCATGAGTTCGTTGGCGGCCTCGTCTTCGCCATGTCCGGTTTTTCGAATCTCCATAACGTGATTGCCGGCAATGCCCTCGCGATCCTTCACAGCCAGTTGCGAGGGAAGGCCCCCCACGTTTTCAACAGCAGCACCAAGATTCGCGTTCAACGCCCCGACCACACTCGCTTCTACTATCCAGACGCGATGGTCGTCTGCCATCCGAACCCAGCGACCGATTACTTCCAGGACCAACCGGTCGTCGTGGTCGAGGTGCTGAGCGAGTCCACCCGACGCGCCGACCTTGGGGAGAAGCGCGATGCCTACCTGACGGTTTCCGCCCTCAAGGTGCTGCTTCTCGTCGAGCCCGACAGCGCCTCAGTCACTGTCCACCGCCGCCGCGCCGAAGGTGGGTTTGCCATCGAGCGCCACGACAGCTTGGAAGGCACCATCCCGCTGCCCGAGATCGAGGTATCCCTGCCGCTGGCGGAGCTCTACGCGCGAGCGGAAATCCCGGACTAG
- the lpxA gene encoding acyl-ACP--UDP-N-acetylglucosamine O-acyltransferase, producing MIHPTAIISPEAKLGANVRVGPYCIIEAGAELGDGCVLHSHVILGGPCRIGKDNEFFPFAAVGGKTQDLKYEGEPTFLEVGDRNVFRENCTIHRGTHVHTPTRIGNDNLFLCYSHVAHDCQVGNHIILSNNGTLGGHVEVEDYAIVSGLAAIHQFCRIGCHSIVGGCAKVVQDVPPYMIIDGNPAATRGLNQVGLQRRGFSEDDIKALKSAYKKLFLKKDINLTNQLSSLKADRPANHEPVKHLIEFIEGSKRGISR from the coding sequence GTGATCCATCCGACGGCGATCATCTCCCCGGAAGCCAAGCTCGGCGCGAACGTCCGCGTCGGGCCGTACTGCATCATCGAGGCCGGTGCCGAACTCGGCGACGGCTGCGTGCTCCACTCCCACGTCATCCTCGGCGGCCCGTGCCGGATCGGGAAGGATAACGAGTTCTTCCCCTTCGCCGCGGTCGGCGGGAAGACCCAGGACCTCAAGTATGAGGGCGAGCCGACTTTCCTTGAGGTCGGCGACCGCAATGTCTTCCGCGAGAACTGCACCATCCACCGTGGCACCCACGTCCACACGCCAACCCGGATCGGCAACGACAATCTCTTCCTCTGCTACTCCCACGTCGCCCACGATTGCCAGGTGGGGAATCACATCATTCTCTCCAACAACGGCACCCTCGGTGGTCACGTCGAGGTAGAGGATTACGCGATCGTCTCCGGTCTCGCAGCGATCCACCAGTTCTGCCGGATCGGCTGCCACTCGATCGTCGGCGGCTGCGCGAAGGTGGTCCAGGACGTGCCGCCCTACATGATCATCGACGGCAATCCTGCCGCCACCCGTGGGCTCAACCAAGTCGGGCTTCAGCGCCGCGGCTTTTCCGAGGACGATATCAAGGCGCTCAAGTCCGCCTACAAGAAGCTCTTCCTGAAAAAGGACATCAATCTCACTAACCAGCTCAGCTCGCTGAAAGCGGACCGCCCCGCGAACCATGAGCCGGTGAAGCACCTGATCGAGTTCATCGAAGGGTCGAAGCGGGGGATTTCGAGGTGA
- a CDS encoding prepilin peptidase, translating into MLSLRLNGATLIEIFPSLAHPVWYVPTFLLGACIGSFLNVVIYRVPIGLSVNEPKRSFCPKCKADIPMRLNIPLVSWLWLRGKCANCKAPIAFRYFGVELLTALLFAALWWFLQSSVPLGQLIRLELGALLPLWVMAALFVAITFIDAEHMIIPTSFTTAISIAGLGAAALWPRLTDLAGWAGWDPTLKDGLKHSVVGWIMGFCGLWCMVRLGKLAFGKKKVAFPEPVPWKLIEPDNEVDPIFFEMNGEKTAWWDLFFRKTDRLVIEATEVVANGEGFGAGEVTIREHEIVLPGGKVIPLDELKSLEGMGTGAVIPREAMGMGDVHLLGAIGAFFGWAGVLFGLFAASLYAIVAAALGRIGFGRPLPFGPFLILGAFTWMFGGWKLAEWYFSGLMFMR; encoded by the coding sequence ATGCTTTCGCTGCGATTGAATGGTGCCACCTTGATCGAGATTTTCCCATCTTTGGCCCATCCCGTCTGGTATGTGCCGACCTTCCTCCTCGGCGCCTGCATTGGGTCGTTCCTGAACGTGGTCATTTACCGGGTGCCCATCGGGCTTTCGGTGAATGAGCCGAAGCGCTCGTTCTGCCCGAAGTGCAAGGCCGACATTCCGATGCGGCTGAACATTCCGCTGGTGAGCTGGCTGTGGCTGCGCGGGAAATGCGCCAACTGCAAGGCCCCGATCGCGTTCCGCTACTTCGGCGTGGAATTGCTCACCGCGCTGCTCTTCGCCGCCCTCTGGTGGTTCCTGCAATCGTCGGTCCCGCTCGGCCAGTTGATCCGGCTGGAGTTGGGCGCACTTCTGCCGCTGTGGGTCATGGCCGCGTTGTTCGTTGCGATCACCTTCATCGATGCCGAGCACATGATCATCCCGACCTCATTCACCACGGCGATTTCGATTGCCGGGTTGGGAGCGGCGGCATTGTGGCCGAGGCTGACCGATCTCGCGGGATGGGCGGGTTGGGATCCCACGCTGAAGGACGGGCTGAAGCATTCCGTCGTGGGCTGGATCATGGGTTTCTGCGGGCTGTGGTGCATGGTGCGGCTGGGAAAGCTTGCCTTTGGAAAGAAGAAGGTCGCCTTTCCGGAACCGGTGCCGTGGAAGCTGATCGAGCCGGACAATGAGGTGGATCCGATCTTCTTCGAGATGAACGGCGAGAAGACCGCGTGGTGGGACCTCTTCTTCCGCAAGACCGACCGGCTGGTCATCGAGGCCACCGAGGTCGTCGCGAATGGCGAAGGCTTCGGGGCGGGTGAAGTGACGATCCGCGAACATGAGATCGTGCTACCGGGCGGAAAAGTCATCCCACTGGATGAGCTGAAATCGCTGGAGGGCATGGGAACCGGTGCCGTGATTCCCCGTGAGGCCATGGGGATGGGCGACGTGCACCTTCTCGGAGCCATCGGTGCCTTCTTCGGCTGGGCCGGGGTCTTGTTCGGTCTCTTCGCGGCTTCGCTCTATGCAATCGTGGCAGCGGCGCTGGGGCGGATTGGTTTTGGCAGGCCTTTGCCTTTCGGCCCCTTCCTCATCCTCGGTGCGTTCACGTGGATGTTCGGCGGATGGAAACTGGCCGAATGGTACTTCAGCGGCCTGATGTTCATGCGTTGA